A part of Solenopsis invicta isolate M01_SB chromosome 2, UNIL_Sinv_3.0, whole genome shotgun sequence genomic DNA contains:
- the LOC120356996 gene encoding uncharacterized protein LOC120356996 yields the protein MAGYTVAEYYDMMMVLGECQGLPYVASRRYEELYPDRPRHPSGSVILATAQRFHETGSVLPQKKDCGRNRNARNLQNVETVLRDVEQQPDTSIRVIAREHGLSYSTVQRILKDEKLHAYHYTSVQDLREEDYPRRRPFCENFLRRVEDDPEFPSRVIFSDESLFTRDGIFNCHNMHAWNDDNPHVSRLRNFQVRWKFNVWAGIFGTTILGPVILPNILNGVSYVEFLSENLPDFLEDVPLADRNKIIFQQDGAGPHNARVVTNFLNEQFPDRWMGRYGPIRWPARSPDLNSLDFFLWGHCKEIIYRKLPENVEELNNKLHHAIWNNEEDVLERMQENLLRRMRACITMDGGHFEHLL from the coding sequence ATGGCAGGATACACCGTCGCAGAATACTACGACATGATGATGGTCCTTGGAGAATGTCAGGGGCTACCTTACGTAGCTTCAAGAAGATATGAAGAATTATATCCGGATAGGCCAAGACATCCCTCGGGCAGCGTTATACTTGCAACAGCTCAACGGTTTCACGAAACCGGTAGCGTGTTACCACAGAAGAAAGATTGTGGCAGAAATCGCAATgcaagaaatttgcaaaatgtgGAGACAGTTCTTCGTGATGTCGAACAGCAACCTGATACTAGTATTCGGGTTATTGCTCGCGAACACGGATTGTCTTACTCCACAGTTCAGCGAATATTAAAAGACGAAAAACTTCACGCTTATCACTATACTAGCGTGCAAGATTTGCGAGAGGAAGACTATCCTCGAAGAAGACCATTTTGCGAAAATTTCCTGAGGAGAGTAGAGGATGATCCGGAATTTCCTTCTCGAGTGATATTCAGCGATGAGTCGCTGTTCACTCGAGATGGAATTTTCAATTGTCACAACATGCACGCATGGAATGACGATAATCCTCACGTTAGTCGACTCAGGAATTTTCAAGTTAGATGGAAATTTAATGTTTGGGCCGGAATCTTCGGCACCACGATATTGGGTCCGGTAATTCTTCCGAACATCTTAAATGGCGTATCGTACGTCGAATTTTTATCGGAAAATCTTCCCGATTTTTTGGAAGATGTGCCATTAGCAgacagaaacaaaataatattccagcAAGATGGTGCCGGACCACATAATGCCCGAGTggtcacaaattttttaaacgaacaATTTCCTGACAGATGGATGGGTCGTTATGGACCAATACGCTGGCCCGCTAGATCTCCGGATCTTAATTcattagatttctttttatggggacaTTGCAAAGAAATCATTTACAGGAAGCTTCCTGAAAACGTAGAAGAGTTAAACAACAAACTCCATCATGCAATTTGGAATAATGAAGAAGATGTTTTGGAAAGGATGCAAGAAAATCTGTTAAGACGCATGAGAGCCTGCATCACGATGGACGGTGGTCACTTTGAGCACTTGTTATGA
- the LOC120356997 gene encoding tigger transposable element-derived protein 1-like, with translation MLKRKCDKSVKKKQKFSITKENHQQKRKLFLYSPTQVREALLAIQNGTPVSTANKIYQVPRTTLRHKIRGEAPVTTGHVGRESVLGSRVEAILVDWLLETCRMGFPITKDVLLNSVKKFVETDNLETPFTNNTPGRKWFENFMKRHPALSTKKAEYLSKTRAAVTEQYIRNWFSEVQILLKDNSDVLEDPQRVFNMDETAVYLAPKGGLVIAEKGKPTYDVFTSSDKENITTLFTVNAAGEIAPPLTVFKYERLPQACLAKAPSGWGIGKSKNGWMTYIAFYEYFANVFNKYLQDENIKKPVIVFLDGHISHMSYCLSSFCKQQQIILCCLPPNATHILQPLDVAVFAPLKKHWQKFVKTWRSSHDGMDIQKFDIPGALSEIIKEKDFSKTIQAGFKCCELYPFDPNAVKYDKCVTQTQIASDVIKSANQHSVLTSINTEVLQELEKNINVNILQRFKELKSNKLNWNGETEYSALFDIWSKIYDDVYDKNITLNQTPIDINSLEIYIEESEDILNRTYS, from the exons ATGCTAAAAAGAAAGTGTGATAAATCCGTTAAAAAGAAACAGAAGTTTTCCATAACCAAGGAAAATCATCAGCAAAAgaggaaattatttttgtattcaccAACACAGGTACGAGAAGCTTTACTTGCTATTCAGAATGGTACACCAGTCTCGacagcaaataaaatttatcaagtacCAAGAACAACTTTGCGACATAAAATTCGAGGTGAAGCACCAGTGACCACTGGACATGTAGGTCGTGAATCAGTATTAGGTTCTCGTGTAGAAGCTATTTTGGTGGATTGGCTGTTGGAAACATGTCGAATGGGATTCCCTATCACAAAAGATGTTTTATTGaattcagttaaaaaatttgttgaaaccGATAATTTAGAAACTCCATTTACAAATAACACGCCAGGACGTAAATGGTTTGAGAACTTTATGAAACGACACCCTGCTTTATCTACGAAGAAAGCTGAATACTTAAGTAAGACAAGAGCAGCTGTTACTGAACAATATATTCGTAATTGGTTTTCTGAAGTACAGATTTTACTAAAGGATAATTCAGACGTTCTTGAAGACCCGCAAAGAGTATTCAACATGGATGAGACAGCAGTGTATTTAGCTCCTAAAGGAGGATTAGTTATTGCAGAGAAGGGAAAACCAACGTATGATGTTTTTACTAGcagtgataaagaaaatattactacGCTCTTTACTGTGAATGCTGCAGGAGAAATAGCACCACCTCTAACAGTTTTTAAGTACGAACGCTTGCCTCAAGCTTGTTTAGCCAAAGCTCCATCTGGTTGGGGCATCggtaaaagtaaaaatggaTGGATGACATATATAGCGTTCTACGAGTATTTtgcaaatgtttttaataaatatttacaagatgaGAACATAAAAAAACCAGTTATTGTGTTCCTAGATGGACACATATCACATATGTCATACTGCTTAAGTTCTTTTTGTAAACagcaacaaattatattatgctGTCTCCCTCCAAATGCCACACATATTTTACAACCTCTAGATGTAGCAGTATTTGCTCCATTAAAAAAGCATTGGCAAAAGTTTGTGAAAACTTGGCGTTCAAGTCATGATGGGATggatatacaaaaatttgatattccCGGTGCattatcagaaattattaaagaaaaagactTTTCAAAAACTATTCAAGCTGGTTTCAAATGCTGCGAACTTTATCCCTTTGATCCAAACGCTGTCAAGTACGATAAATGTGTAACGCAAACGCAAATTGCATCTGATGTAATTAAGAGTGCGAATCAACATTCTGTTTTAACTTCAATAAACACAGAAGTATTACAAGAACTAGAAAAgaacattaatgtaaacatttTGCAACGTTTCAAAGAATTGAAGAGTAACAAATTGAATTGGAATGGAGAAACTGAATATTCAGCTTTATTCGATATTTGGAGCAAAATTTACGATGATGtttacgataaaaatattactttaaatcaaACTCCTATTGATATAAATAGTTTGGAGATATACATCGAAGAATCGGAAGATATTTTGAATC ggacatATTCCTGA